The window CGCATCAGGCTGCCCGGGATCACCGCCTCGCAGGGTTGGCCAATAGCGCTTGCCGCGTCGGCCAGGCCAAAGCGCCGGGCGTAGCGTTCGTTCATCCAGACGATGCGCGCCTGGCGGTCGACGATTACCGTGCCTTCGCTGGACTGTTCGATGATTTCGAACAGCGAGCGGATCGCCAGTTGTCGTACCTGGGGGTAATCCTTGAGGCTGTCGCTGTCGTGCATGGGGCTCCCCTTTGAGTAACAAGGGAGTATGCCTTGTTCCCCTTGTCATTAGAATGGTGCGTGGCACTAGTAAAACTGCCAGTTTTAATTGTCGCGTAAAAAATATATGTTGGGGTAGTGCGGCCAGATATCAAGTGAAGGAAATGCATACTCGCCGATTTTACAAAATTGATAAAATGATTACCCTTTTAGTAGCGGGAGAATCAGTCTCGCTATTTCAGGTGAAGGCTGCATGCTTGGCAACGTTGTCCGGCAAGAAGTGTACGATGGTAGTTAGTGATGCGAAGCACACGGGATTGGCGTTTCTGTGTAATCGCACGCTTGATATTCATACGTATTTACCCTTCGGGTATTCTGCCCAGGCGCTTATCCATCCGTTGAGGCCTGGATATAATGGAGAATGGTTGTGTTCAGCTTCAGGTGGGTATCTGTTAGGGAATGGTCATCGCGTATTCAAGCCACAACGCATGGGTTTCGAATCGCCAGACGCATTAAGCCCCTTTGGGGCCGGAGGTATTAACGCTTACACTTATTGCCAAGGCGACCCTTTAAACTATGTGGACCCGTCCGGACAGTTCAGGATTGGCCGGCTAAAATTTTCTAATCTCTTCAGGTGGCCATTCAGAAAACGTGTGCGAGTCAGCGATCGTCAAGTGAGCAAGGGCGTCGCGGCTGTTACGAAAGCGCTGGTGGGTGGCTCAGAGCAGCAAAAAGCATCGCTTCGAAAACTCAGTGAGGATCGCCGTGCTTTTAATGAACTCTCAAATGAAGTATTAGCGCTCGGTTCGACTGCCTTTGGCATCTCATGGCGTGGCTCTGATTATCGTGGCATCATTACGGATATTGGTGTTGAGCCGTTTTATTGGCAGCAAAGAAAATTTTCGTATGCACATCAAATTAGTCTGCTGGAGGATCGAAAGGCCTTCCTAACAGCATTTGTGGGGGCTGGGCCGGATCAAGACCTTATTCCTTTGGCACAAGCTGTAAGTGCCAGTCAGGCGTTGATCAGGTCCGGGGGTCAAAGGCCTCCCGCAAGGCATCCCCAATAAAAACCAGCAGCGACAGAATCACCGCCAGGGCAAAGAACGCGGTAAAGCCCAGCCACGGCGCCTCCAGGTGCTGTTTGCCCTGGGTCACCAGCTCTCCCAGCGAAGCGCTCCCGGCCGGCATGCCGAACCCGAGAAAATCCAGTGCAGTCAGGGTGGTGATCGCCCCGGTCAGCATGAACGGCACATAGGTCAGCGTCGCGTTCATGGCATTGGGCAGGATGTGCCGCAGCATCACCTGGCTGTCTGGTAACCCCAGCGCCCTTGCGGCCTTGACGTACTCCAGGTTGCGACCGCGCAGGAACTCTGCGCGCACCACGTCGACCAGCGTCAGCCAGGAGAACAGCGCCATGATCCCCAGCAGCCACCAGAAGTCCGGCTCGACGAACCCGCTGAGGATAATCAGCAGGTACAGCACCGGCAACCCCGACCACACCTCCAGCAGGCGCTGGCCGACCAGGTCGATCCAACCACCGTGGTAGCCCTGCAGGGCTCCGGCCGCCACCCCGATCAGCACGCTGACCACGGTCAGGGCGAAGGCGAACAGCAAGGATACCCGCGTGCCATATAGCACCCGGGCCAGCACGTCGCGGCCCTGGTCGTCGGTACCCAGCCAGTTGCTTGCGCTCGGCGGGCTGGGGGTGGGCACCTGCAGGTCGTAGTTGGGGGTATCGGCGCTGAACGGGATGGGGGCGAACAGCATCCAGCCACCTTGCTGCTCGATCAACTGGCGTACATAGGCGCTGCGGTAGTCTGGCTGGAACGGCAGCTGGCCGCCGAACTGCTGCTCGGTGTAACGCTTGAGCGCCGGCACGTACAGGTCGCCCTTGTAGCCCAGCAGCAGCGGTTTGTCGTTGGCCACCAGCTCGGCGCACAGGCTCAGCAGCAGAAGTGCGGTGAACAGCCACAGCGAAACCCAGCCGAGGCGGTTGCGGCGAAAGCGTTGCAGGCGACGACGCGAGATCGGCGAAAGCATCAGTATGCCCTCGCGTCGAAGTCGATACGCGGGTCGAGCAGGGTGTAAGACAGGTCACCGATCAGGCGGATCAGCAGGCCCGCCAGGGTGAAGATGAACAGCGTGCCGAACACCACCGGGTAATCGCGCGACACGGCCGCTTCGTAACTCATGCGGCCAAGGCCATCGAGCGAGAAGATCACCTCGATCAGCAACGAGCCGGCGAAAAACACCGTGATCAACGCCTGCGGCAACCCCGCCACCACCAACAGCATGGCATTGCGCAGCACGTGGCCATACAGCACCCGGCGTTCGCTCAGGCCCTTGGCGCGGGCGGTAACCACGTATTGCCGGGAAATCTCGTCGAGGAAGGCGTTCTTGGTCAGCAGCGTCAGGGTGGCGAAGCCGCCGATCACCAGGGCGCCGACCGGCAGCACCAGGTGCCAGAAGTAGTCGGCGACCTTGCCCAGCAGGCTGAGCTCATCGAAGTTGTCCGAGACCAGGCCGCGCACCGGGAACCAGCTGAGCGAGGTGCCGCCGGCGAACAGCACGATCAGCAACAGGGCGAACAGGAACGAGGGCAGGGCATAGCCGACCACGATCAGTGCACTGCTCCAGGCATCGAAGCGGCTGCCATGGCGCACCGCCTTGCGGATGCCCAGCGGGATCGACACCAGGTAGGTGATCAGCGTGGCCCAGAAGCCCAGCGACAGGGTTACCGGCAACTTGTCGAGGATCAGGTCGGTGACCTTGGCGCCGCGGAAGAAGCTGTTGCCGAAGTCCAGCCGGGCGTACTGGCCCAGCATCAGCCACAGGCGCTCGGGGGCGGACTTGTCGAAGCCGTACTGGCGCTTGATCTCCTCGATCAGTTTCGGGTCCAGGCCACGGGTGGCACGTGACTCGCCGTGCACCACCTCGGCCCGGGCACCGGGAGCGCCACCGCCGATACCTTGCAGGCGTGCCACCGCCTGCTCCACCGGGCCTCCCGGTGCGGCCTGGACGATCAGGAAGTTGACCAACAGGATCGCCAGCAGGGTCGGGACGATCAGCAGCAGGCGGCGCAGTATGTAAGTGGTCATGGCGAGGATTTCCGGCGTTCGGCCATTTGCGCGTTGGTCAGCGCGGCAGGGCTGACTTCCCACCAGGTGTCCAGGCCTTCGTCATAGGCAGCCTGGACCTTGGGCAAGCCGAAGCGGTTCCACCAGACAGTGGAGCTGCCCGGTGGGTAGTAGTTGGGGATCCAGTAGTAGTTCCATTGCAGCACCCGGTCCAGGGCATGGGCGTGGTACAGCATGTCGGCCTGGGTGTCGGCGCGCACCAGGCCGTCGATCAGGCGGTCCACGGCAGGGTCCTGCAGCACCATCAGGTTGTTCGACCCAGGGTCGTGGGCCGCTGCCGAGCCGAAATAGTTGTACAGCTCGGCGCCAGGCGACAGGGTGACCGGGTAGCCGGTGACGATCATGTCGTAGTCACGTGCCATCAGGCGGTTGACGTACTGGGCCGAATCGACGTTGCGGATGTCCAGGGTCACGCCAATCTGGGCCAGGTTGCGCTTCCACGGCAGCAGCAGGCGCTCCATGCCTGCCTGGCCGTTGAGGAAGGTAAACGTCAGCGGCGTGCCCTGGCTGTTCACCAGGCGGTCGCCTTCGGGGCGCCAGCCGGCTTGTTCGAGCAGCGCCAGTGCCTGCAGCTGCTGCTTGCGGATTATCCCCGAACCATCGGTGACCGGGGCGGTAAACACGGTGCTGAAGACTTCGTCCGGCACCTTGCCGCGCAACGGTTCGAGCAGTTTCAACTCGCCGGCATCCGGCAGTTGGCGGGCGGCCAGCGGGGTATTGGAGAACACGCTCTGCTGGCGGATGTACATGTTGCGCATCATCTGCCGGTTGCTCCACTCGTAGTCCCACAGCATGCCCAGCGCCTGGCGCACGCGACGGTCCTTGAACTGCGGCCGGTCGAGGTTGAACACGAAGCCTTGGGCCACCTGCGGTTTGGCCGGGCCCAGGTGGGCGCGCTGCAGGCGGCCGTCGTCCAGTTGCGCGCCGTTGTAGCCCAGGGTGTAGGCGGTGGCGGAGAACTCGCGGTTGTAGTCGTAGCCGCCGCCTTTGAGCACCTGCCGCGCCACTTCGGTATCACCGAAGTACTCGATGCGCAGCTTGTCGAAATTGTAGCGGCCACGGCTGACCGGCAGATCGCGCGCCCACCAGTTGGCATCGCGCTGAAAGGTGATGCTGCGGCCGTTGTCGATGCGCCCGATACGGTACGGCCCGCTGCCGACCGGCTTGTCGAAGCCGGCGCCGTTGGCAAAATCGCGCTGCTGCCAGTCGTGTTCGGGCAGAACCGGCAGGCTGGCGAGGTCCAGTGGCAGGGTGCGGCCGTGGTCAGGCTTGAAGTCGAAGCGCACGCTGTGTGGGCTTTCCACCACGACGGTGGCAACATCGGCGAACTGGGTGCGATACCTCAGGCTGCCCTTGCTCATCAGCAGCTCGAAGGTAAAGCGTACGTCCTCGGCGCGCACCGGCTTGCCATCGGCGAAGGTGGCGCGCGGGTCGATCTCGAAACGCAGCCAGGCATCCTCCGGGCCGCGCTCCATGCGCCGGGCGATCAGGCCGTAGACGGTGTAGGGTTCATCGAACGAGCGCACGGCCAGTGGCGCGTACAGCAGGCCATCGACCTCGCTGACACCGATGCCTTTGTCGATGTACGGCAGGATATGGTCGAACTGGCCAATCTCGATGGCCGAGCGGCGCAGGATGCCGCCTTTGGGGGCGTCGGGGTTGACGTAGTCGAAATGCCGGAAGTTGGCGCTGTAACGGGGGGCTTCGCCGTAGACGGTGAGGGCGTGGGTGGGTGCAGCCTGGCTATTGAAGGAAAAACAAAGCAGAAAAAGGTAACACAGGGCCTGTGGGAGCGGGTTCACCCGCGAATGCGTCCGTTCACGCAACGTCGTTGCCTGATCTGGCGCTTTCGCGGGTGAACCCGCTCCCACAGGGGACATGAGCAGCTACTGGCTACTTAGTCCTGGCGGCTGGTCACTTCCAGCAGGTGGTAGCCGAACTGGGTCTTGACCGGGCCTTGCACGGTATTGATCGGGGCGCTGAACACCACGGTGTCGAACTCCTTGACCATCTGGCCCGGGCCGAACGAGCCCAGGTCACCGCCCTGGCGGCTGGACGGGCAGGTGGAGTTGGCTTTGGCGATTTCAGCGAAGTCGGCGCCTGCTTCGATCTGGGCTTTCAGTTCGTTGCATTTATCGATGCTGCTGACCAGGATGTGGCGGGCGGTTGCACGGGCCATGGGTACTGCTCCTTGGGGTAAAAAAGGCAAGCCTAGCGCACTTGTCCAGGGTATGTCTCGCCAGGCTTGCGTCCCGCTGCCTAGAGTTTTTGTGCCGCCTCGCGCAACAGGGTTTCGGTCGAGGCCCAACCCAGGCAACCGTCGGTGATCGACACGCCGTATTTCAGCGCGCCCTTGCCCAGCGCCTGGCAGCCGTCGAACAGGTGCCCTTCGA of the Pseudomonas asiatica genome contains:
- a CDS encoding RHS repeat-associated core domain-containing protein: MHTRRFYKIDKMITLLVAGESVSLFQVKAACLATLSGKKCTMVVSDAKHTGLAFLCNRTLDIHTYLPFGYSAQALIHPLRPGYNGEWLCSASGGYLLGNGHRVFKPQRMGFESPDALSPFGAGGINAYTYCQGDPLNYVDPSGQFRIGRLKFSNLFRWPFRKRVRVSDRQVSKGVAAVTKALVGGSEQQKASLRKLSEDRRAFNELSNEVLALGSTAFGISWRGSDYRGIITDIGVEPFYWQQRKFSYAHQISLLEDRKAFLTAFVGAGPDQDLIPLAQAVSASQALIRSGGQRPPARHPQ
- a CDS encoding ABC transporter permease, with translation MLSPISRRRLQRFRRNRLGWVSLWLFTALLLLSLCAELVANDKPLLLGYKGDLYVPALKRYTEQQFGGQLPFQPDYRSAYVRQLIEQQGGWMLFAPIPFSADTPNYDLQVPTPSPPSASNWLGTDDQGRDVLARVLYGTRVSLLFAFALTVVSVLIGVAAGALQGYHGGWIDLVGQRLLEVWSGLPVLYLLIILSGFVEPDFWWLLGIMALFSWLTLVDVVRAEFLRGRNLEYVKAARALGLPDSQVMLRHILPNAMNATLTYVPFMLTGAITTLTALDFLGFGMPAGSASLGELVTQGKQHLEAPWLGFTAFFALAVILSLLVFIGDALREAFDPRT
- a CDS encoding microcin C ABC transporter permease YejB, which gives rise to MTTYILRRLLLIVPTLLAILLVNFLIVQAAPGGPVEQAVARLQGIGGGAPGARAEVVHGESRATRGLDPKLIEEIKRQYGFDKSAPERLWLMLGQYARLDFGNSFFRGAKVTDLILDKLPVTLSLGFWATLITYLVSIPLGIRKAVRHGSRFDAWSSALIVVGYALPSFLFALLLIVLFAGGTSLSWFPVRGLVSDNFDELSLLGKVADYFWHLVLPVGALVIGGFATLTLLTKNAFLDEISRQYVVTARAKGLSERRVLYGHVLRNAMLLVVAGLPQALITVFFAGSLLIEVIFSLDGLGRMSYEAAVSRDYPVVFGTLFIFTLAGLLIRLIGDLSYTLLDPRIDFDARAY
- a CDS encoding extracellular solute-binding protein, translating into MLMSPVGAGSPAKAPDQATTLRERTHSRVNPLPQALCYLFLLCFSFNSQAAPTHALTVYGEAPRYSANFRHFDYVNPDAPKGGILRRSAIEIGQFDHILPYIDKGIGVSEVDGLLYAPLAVRSFDEPYTVYGLIARRMERGPEDAWLRFEIDPRATFADGKPVRAEDVRFTFELLMSKGSLRYRTQFADVATVVVESPHSVRFDFKPDHGRTLPLDLASLPVLPEHDWQQRDFANGAGFDKPVGSGPYRIGRIDNGRSITFQRDANWWARDLPVSRGRYNFDKLRIEYFGDTEVARQVLKGGGYDYNREFSATAYTLGYNGAQLDDGRLQRAHLGPAKPQVAQGFVFNLDRPQFKDRRVRQALGMLWDYEWSNRQMMRNMYIRQQSVFSNTPLAARQLPDAGELKLLEPLRGKVPDEVFSTVFTAPVTDGSGIIRKQQLQALALLEQAGWRPEGDRLVNSQGTPLTFTFLNGQAGMERLLLPWKRNLAQIGVTLDIRNVDSAQYVNRLMARDYDMIVTGYPVTLSPGAELYNYFGSAAAHDPGSNNLMVLQDPAVDRLIDGLVRADTQADMLYHAHALDRVLQWNYYWIPNYYPPGSSTVWWNRFGLPKVQAAYDEGLDTWWEVSPAALTNAQMAERRKSSP
- a CDS encoding peptidylprolyl isomerase, yielding MARATARHILVSSIDKCNELKAQIEAGADFAEIAKANSTCPSSRQGGDLGSFGPGQMVKEFDTVVFSAPINTVQGPVKTQFGYHLLEVTSRQD